From a region of the Paraburkholderia hospita genome:
- the ppc gene encoding phosphoenolpyruvate carboxylase translates to MTSSGSARPARRTTASPDAVNTASAAPAASAVKAAKALKATQALDSGKTGKSSKTKAPAKGAPKRIKADGAGKQETARASKEPKNGAAPQMKDNARTREDKDQPLFEDIRYLGRLLGDVVREQEGDAVFDVVETIRQTAVRFRREDDSVAAQALDKKLRALSPEQTVSVVRAFSYFSHLANIAEDRHRNRRHRIHDLAGSTSQPGTIAHALDRLVEANAAATPVLQQFFNDALIVPVLTAHPTEVQRKSILDAQHDIARLLAERDQPLTARERLQNESLLRARVTSLWQTRMLRDSRLTVADEIENALSFYRATFLEEIPALYADIEEALVEHGLDARLPPFFQMGSWIGGDRDGNPNVTGETLENAITRQAAVIFEHYLEQVHKLGAELSVSNLLAGASDELKALAEASPDHSPHRTDEPYRRALIGIYTRLGASARVRLGEGVVPLRSAGPGAPKIRAIPYDDSSEFVRDLHVLIDSLTEHHGASLATPRLSPLTRAAEVFGFHLASIDLRQSSDIHEAVIAELLRRAGVESDYAALSEADKLRVLLAELAQPRLLRSPYVEYSDLVKSELGVLEQARVTREKFGARAVRNYIISHTETVSDLVEVMLLQKEAGLLQGALGNPVDPARAGLMVIPLFETIPDLRNASHIMRDLLALPGIDTVIENQGNEQEVMLGYSDSNKDGGFLTSNWELYRAELALVSLFNERGITLRLFHGRGGTVGRGGGPTYQAILSQPPGTVDGQIRLTEQGEVIASKFGNPDIGRRNLETVVAATLEASLLPHGNAPSQLPDFEEVMQTLSDAAMASYRALVYETPGFTEYFFSSTPIAEIAELNIGSRPASRKLQDPKQRKIEDLRAIPWGFSWGQCRLLLTGWYGFGSAVSGWLDAAGTNTERERRVNLLRKMHKAWPFFANLLSNMDMVLAKTDLAVASRYAALVADKKLRKHVFERIVAEWERTSNVLSEITGKKERLADNPLLARSIKNRFPYLDPLNHLQVELLKRHRAGDDNVRVRRGIHLTINGIAAGLRNTG, encoded by the coding sequence GTGACGTCTTCCGGATCGGCGCGCCCTGCCCGCCGCACTACTGCCTCGCCCGATGCCGTCAATACCGCATCGGCCGCTCCCGCCGCTTCCGCTGTCAAGGCCGCCAAGGCCCTGAAGGCAACGCAAGCCCTCGACTCCGGCAAAACCGGCAAATCCTCGAAGACCAAGGCGCCCGCCAAAGGCGCCCCGAAACGAATTAAGGCCGACGGCGCCGGCAAGCAGGAGACCGCGCGCGCGTCGAAAGAACCGAAGAATGGCGCGGCGCCGCAAATGAAGGACAACGCCCGCACGCGTGAAGACAAGGACCAGCCGCTCTTCGAAGACATCCGCTACCTGGGACGGCTGCTCGGCGACGTGGTGCGCGAGCAGGAAGGCGACGCGGTGTTCGACGTCGTCGAAACGATTCGTCAGACGGCCGTGCGCTTTCGCCGCGAGGACGACAGCGTCGCCGCGCAGGCGCTCGACAAGAAGCTGCGCGCGCTGTCGCCCGAACAGACGGTAAGCGTGGTGCGCGCGTTCAGCTACTTCTCGCACCTCGCGAACATCGCCGAAGACCGTCATCGCAATCGCCGGCACCGGATTCACGATCTGGCCGGCTCGACGTCGCAACCGGGCACGATCGCGCATGCGCTCGACCGGCTCGTCGAAGCGAACGCCGCCGCCACGCCCGTGCTGCAGCAGTTCTTCAACGACGCGCTGATCGTCCCCGTGCTGACGGCACACCCGACGGAAGTGCAGCGCAAGAGCATTCTCGACGCGCAGCACGACATCGCGCGCCTGCTCGCCGAACGCGACCAGCCGCTGACGGCGCGCGAGCGTCTACAGAACGAATCGCTGCTGCGTGCGCGCGTGACGTCGCTGTGGCAGACGCGCATGCTGCGCGACTCGCGCCTGACGGTCGCCGATGAAATCGAGAACGCGCTGTCGTTTTACCGCGCGACGTTCCTCGAAGAAATTCCCGCGCTCTACGCCGACATCGAAGAAGCGCTCGTCGAGCACGGCCTCGATGCGCGCCTGCCGCCCTTCTTCCAGATGGGCAGCTGGATTGGCGGCGACCGCGACGGCAACCCGAACGTCACGGGCGAGACGCTCGAAAACGCGATTACGCGCCAGGCCGCGGTCATCTTCGAGCACTATCTGGAACAGGTGCACAAGCTCGGCGCGGAACTGTCGGTGTCGAACCTGCTGGCGGGCGCGAGCGACGAACTGAAGGCGCTCGCGGAAGCCTCGCCCGATCACTCGCCGCACCGCACGGACGAACCGTACCGGCGCGCGCTGATCGGCATCTACACGCGGCTCGGCGCGAGTGCGCGCGTGAGGCTCGGCGAAGGCGTCGTACCGCTGCGCAGCGCCGGCCCCGGCGCGCCGAAGATTCGCGCGATTCCCTACGACGATTCGTCCGAGTTCGTGCGCGATCTGCACGTGCTGATCGATTCGCTCACCGAGCATCACGGCGCGTCGCTGGCAACGCCTCGCCTGTCGCCGTTGACGCGTGCCGCCGAAGTGTTCGGCTTCCACCTCGCGAGTATCGATCTGCGTCAAAGCTCCGACATCCACGAAGCAGTGATCGCGGAGCTGCTGCGGCGCGCGGGTGTCGAAAGCGACTACGCGGCGCTTTCGGAAGCCGACAAGCTGCGCGTGCTGCTCGCCGAACTCGCGCAGCCGCGCCTGCTGCGCTCGCCGTATGTCGAGTACTCGGATCTGGTGAAGAGCGAACTCGGCGTGTTGGAACAGGCGCGCGTGACGCGCGAGAAGTTCGGCGCGCGCGCGGTGCGCAACTACATCATTTCGCACACGGAGACGGTGAGCGATCTGGTCGAAGTGATGCTGCTGCAAAAGGAAGCGGGGCTGCTGCAAGGCGCGCTCGGCAACCCGGTCGATCCGGCGCGCGCGGGCCTGATGGTGATCCCGCTCTTCGAGACGATTCCCGACTTGCGCAACGCGTCACATATCATGCGCGACCTGCTGGCGCTGCCGGGCATCGATACCGTCATCGAGAACCAGGGCAACGAGCAGGAAGTGATGCTCGGCTATTCGGACAGCAACAAGGACGGCGGCTTCCTGACGTCGAACTGGGAGCTGTACCGCGCGGAACTGGCGCTGGTGTCGCTGTTCAATGAGCGCGGCATCACGCTGCGGCTGTTCCATGGACGCGGCGGCACGGTTGGACGCGGCGGCGGCCCGACCTATCAGGCGATTCTTTCGCAGCCGCCGGGCACGGTCGATGGGCAGATTCGCCTGACCGAACAGGGCGAGGTGATTGCGAGCAAGTTCGGCAACCCGGACATCGGCCGGCGCAATCTGGAGACGGTCGTTGCTGCGACGCTCGAAGCGTCGTTGCTGCCGCACGGCAATGCGCCGTCGCAACTGCCCGACTTCGAAGAAGTGATGCAGACTCTGTCGGATGCGGCGATGGCGTCGTACCGTGCGCTCGTCTATGAGACGCCGGGCTTCACCGAATACTTCTTCTCGTCGACGCCGATTGCGGAGATCGCCGAGTTGAATATCGGCAGCCGGCCGGCGTCGCGCAAGCTGCAGGACCCGAAGCAGCGCAAGATCGAGGATCTGCGGGCGATTCCATGGGGTTTCTCATGGGGACAATGCCGGCTGCTGCTGACGGGTTGGTATGGGTTTGGTAGCGCGGTTTCCGGTTGGCTCGATGCCGCGGGCACGAACACGGAGCGTGAGCGTCGTGTGAATCTGCTGCGCAAGATGCATAAGGCGTGGCCGTTTTTCGCGAACCTGCTGTCGAATATGGATATGGTGCTGGCTAAGACGGACCTCGCGGTGGCGTCGCGTTATGCCGCGCTTGTGGCTGATAAGAAGCTGCGTAAGCATGTGTTCGAGCGGATTGTCGCGGAGTGGGAGCGCACGTCCAATGTGCTTTCTGAGATTACCGGGAAGAAGGAGCGGCTCGCGGATAATCCTTTGCTCGCGCGGTCTATTAAGAATCGGTTTCCTTATCTTGATCCATTGAATCACTTGCAGGTGGAGTTGCTCAAGCGCCATCGCGCTGGGGATGACAATGTCCGCGTGCGGCGTGGGATTCATTTGACTATCAATGGGATTGCGGCTGGGTTGAGAAATACTGGTTGA
- the hemC gene encoding hydroxymethylbilane synthase encodes MNSETLAPTPPTTLVIASRESRLAMWQAEHVRCALHKLYPSCDVKILGMTTRGDQILDRTLSKVGGKGLFVKELENALADGRADLAVHSLKDVPMELPEGFALSTIMEREDPRDAFVSSQYDSLAALPPGSVVGTSSLRREAMLRTRFPELVVKPLRGNLDTRLAKLDRGDYAAIILAAAGLKRLGLGDRIRSLLDPADSLPAAGQGALGIEIRADRADLAAWLAPLHHEHTAAAVEAERMVSRALGGSCEVPLAAYATWHDGALHLRGVVATPDGQRVLSAQASAPAATTDAALELGREVASQLEAQGALEIVRALTTASGPAASA; translated from the coding sequence ATGAATTCCGAGACGCTTGCGCCCACTCCGCCCACCACGCTAGTCATCGCGTCGCGGGAAAGCCGGCTTGCCATGTGGCAAGCCGAGCATGTGCGGTGTGCGCTGCACAAATTATATCCATCTTGTGACGTAAAAATCCTCGGAATGACGACACGTGGCGATCAGATTCTCGATCGAACGCTGTCGAAGGTCGGCGGCAAAGGGCTGTTCGTGAAGGAACTGGAGAACGCGCTGGCCGACGGCCGCGCCGATCTCGCCGTCCATTCGCTGAAAGACGTGCCGATGGAACTGCCCGAAGGCTTCGCGCTGTCGACCATCATGGAGCGCGAGGATCCGCGCGACGCGTTCGTCTCCAGCCAGTACGACTCGCTGGCCGCGCTGCCGCCCGGCAGCGTGGTGGGTACGTCGAGCCTGCGCCGCGAAGCGATGCTGCGCACGCGCTTTCCCGAACTCGTCGTGAAGCCGCTGCGTGGCAATCTCGACACGCGCCTCGCGAAGCTCGACCGCGGCGATTACGCGGCCATTATTCTGGCGGCGGCCGGTCTCAAGCGTCTGGGCCTGGGCGACCGAATCCGCTCGCTGCTCGATCCCGCCGACAGCCTGCCCGCCGCGGGCCAGGGCGCGCTCGGCATCGAGATCCGCGCGGACCGCGCCGACCTCGCCGCATGGCTTGCGCCGCTGCATCACGAGCACACGGCGGCCGCGGTCGAAGCGGAGCGCATGGTGTCGCGCGCGCTAGGCGGCAGTTGCGAAGTGCCGCTCGCCGCTTACGCGACCTGGCATGACGGCGCGCTGCATCTGCGCGGCGTCGTCGCGACGCCCGACGGCCAGCGCGTGCTGTCCGCGCAAGCCTCGGCGCCCGCGGCGACCACGGACGCCGCGCTCGAACTGGGCCGCGAGGTCGCGAGCCAGCTCGAAGCGCAGGGCGCACTCGAAATAGTCCGCGCGCTCACCACGGCGAGCGGCCCGGCTGCTTCCGCGTGA
- a CDS encoding IS481 family transposase, whose translation MPWDAKDTMNLREDFVRDAVTQAVPFSELCRKYKITRQTGYKWLGRHKSEGVDGLADRSRRPHHSPTRSPEHIEALVLDLRCQHGWGGRKIAQRLRDLGQTEVPAPATITEILRRHGLIDEHASRQRQHWQRFEHEHPNSLWQMDFKGDFPTLESGRCAPLTVIDDHSRYNIVLSACSRTTTQVVQEALEQAFRCYGLPSRINTDNGAPWGSPSAPGQLTELAVWLIRLGIHVSYSRPYHPQTNGKDERFHRSLKAEVLQRHAFNTHEHVQQALDRWRQVYNTERPHEALGMATPITRYACSLSRMPDRLPEPEYESGDEVLLVNSSGVVRFRGEKLKLSIALKGLHVAARPSEDEDGVIEFWFAHQRVEKLDLKEPKP comes from the coding sequence ATGCCCTGGGATGCAAAAGACACCATGAATCTCCGCGAAGACTTCGTGCGCGATGCCGTCACGCAGGCGGTGCCGTTCAGCGAGTTGTGCCGCAAATACAAGATCACCCGTCAGACGGGCTACAAGTGGCTTGGACGCCATAAGAGCGAAGGCGTCGACGGACTGGCCGACCGCTCCCGCCGCCCGCATCACAGCCCCACACGCTCACCGGAGCACATCGAAGCGCTGGTGCTGGACCTGCGCTGCCAGCACGGCTGGGGCGGACGCAAGATCGCACAGCGCCTGCGCGATCTGGGCCAGACCGAGGTGCCCGCGCCTGCCACCATCACCGAGATCCTGCGGCGCCACGGGCTGATCGACGAACACGCGTCGCGACAGCGCCAGCACTGGCAACGCTTCGAGCATGAGCATCCGAACTCGTTGTGGCAGATGGACTTCAAGGGCGACTTCCCGACCCTGGAGAGCGGGCGCTGCGCGCCGCTGACGGTCATCGACGATCACTCGCGCTACAACATCGTGCTGAGCGCCTGCTCGCGCACCACCACGCAGGTCGTGCAGGAAGCGCTCGAGCAGGCGTTCCGCTGCTACGGGCTACCCTCGCGTATCAACACCGACAACGGCGCGCCGTGGGGTTCGCCCAGCGCGCCGGGACAGCTCACCGAGCTCGCCGTCTGGCTGATCCGGCTGGGTATCCATGTGAGCTACAGCAGGCCGTATCACCCGCAGACCAATGGCAAGGACGAACGGTTTCACCGCTCGCTGAAGGCCGAAGTGCTGCAGCGGCACGCCTTCAACACGCACGAGCACGTGCAGCAGGCACTGGATCGCTGGCGGCAGGTGTACAACACCGAGCGTCCACACGAGGCACTCGGGATGGCCACGCCGATTACCCGCTACGCGTGCAGCCTGAGCAGGATGCCCGATCGCCTCCCGGAGCCCGAATACGAGTCCGGCGATGAAGTTTTACTGGTCAACTCAAGCGGCGTGGTGCGCTTCCGGGGCGAGAAACTGAAGCTCTCGATTGCGCTCAAGGGCTTGCATGTGGCAGCCCGCCCGAGCGAGGACGAAGACGGGGTGATCGAGTTCTGGTTCGCCCATCAGCGTGTCGAAAAACTTGACCTGAAGGAGCCCAAACCCTGA
- a CDS encoding helix-turn-helix transcriptional regulator, translating to MTTPSPADSAPPLDASPARALGEFIRAHRERLSPQAVGLPPGPRRRTPGLRREEVAQLCGVSPTWYTWIEQGRPVSASADALARIAVALQLSRAERAYLFELAAQRDPAEPDPAAADTPAMLLKTVQLVSAPAYVLDRQFTALAWNEPAADLFVGWLDGEHDRNLLRYTFLSPEARSLIVDWEIRARRLAAEYRADSIRHQNDAPTRSLIDELSASSDAFARFWASQDVNEREGGQRRFNHPRDGHVTYNQITFKPAHREDLKLVVLMRE from the coding sequence ATGACCACGCCGTCCCCCGCCGATTCCGCCCCGCCGCTCGACGCGTCGCCCGCCCGCGCGCTCGGCGAGTTCATCCGCGCCCATCGCGAGCGCCTGTCGCCGCAGGCCGTCGGCCTGCCGCCCGGCCCGCGCCGCCGCACGCCCGGCCTGCGGCGCGAGGAAGTCGCGCAGCTGTGCGGCGTAAGCCCGACCTGGTACACCTGGATCGAACAGGGGCGCCCCGTGTCCGCGTCCGCCGACGCGCTCGCGCGCATCGCCGTCGCGCTGCAGCTCTCGCGCGCCGAACGCGCGTATCTGTTCGAACTGGCCGCGCAGCGCGACCCGGCCGAGCCGGACCCCGCCGCCGCCGATACCCCCGCCATGCTGCTCAAGACCGTGCAGCTCGTGAGCGCACCCGCCTACGTGCTCGACCGCCAGTTCACCGCACTCGCGTGGAACGAGCCGGCGGCGGACCTGTTCGTCGGCTGGCTCGACGGCGAGCACGACCGCAACCTGCTGCGCTACACCTTCCTGTCGCCGGAGGCGCGCAGCCTGATCGTCGACTGGGAAATCCGCGCGCGGCGTCTCGCCGCCGAATATCGCGCCGATTCGATCCGCCATCAAAACGACGCGCCCACGCGCTCGCTGATCGACGAACTCTCCGCCTCGAGCGACGCGTTCGCGCGCTTCTGGGCGTCGCAGGACGTCAACGAGCGCGAAGGCGGCCAGCGCCGCTTCAATCATCCGCGCGACGGCCACGTCACCTACAACCAGATCACCTTCAAGCCCGCGCACCGCGAAGACCTGAAGCTCGTCGTGCTGATGCGCGAATGA
- the hemDX gene encoding fused uroporphyrinogen-III synthase HemD/membrane protein HemX, which translates to MAADSNQTPDALPSRDGTGASHSTHLTVVLTRPAGQSDALAKTLHDAGVATVEFPLIDIAAADDEAPLRAALAALDRYALVVFVSPNAVDYAFASHDAIWPHALPVGVVGPGSVAALAKHGVEAPAYQVISPGASADDHDGARFDSEALYAAIEASLGDNAFEGKRVLIVRGDGGREWLADRLREAGAEVETVAAYRRLVPDPSIGAWSRIHRLLSDESRTPHAWLVTSSEGVRNLAELAHDHLTASEQAQLKRAMFVAPHPRIAETARALGFDSITVSGAGDERIARAVLSLAAPFEVQPVQSNPAQERMSDTNASTTPTPPTSNSAPRPATALPPNQPFTPYEMQQAKPKGNALLWVVIALVLFAAIAGGIALNRRVIKLDQQLSHRQQANDSQTAELRVKTEQAVATVRQADAQIAQLEGKLADAQNAQNALQQQYADLARNRDDWTMAEVGQMLSAASEQLQLTGNTQLALFALQSADTRLAASDGAQVLAVRKAIAQDIDKLKSAPSTDLTGLAIKLDNAIDQIDQLPLSGEAPIAHATPHASTPKDVDRVAAATGEPKWKVWWNQLIAGIGQQLTSLVQVRRIDHADAMLVAPDEGYFVRENLKMRLLSARLALLARNQTTLKSDLHAADNALARYFDGSSKQVQTVRDLVKQVDDGSGAVDVPNLDTSLQAVHQYRTRG; encoded by the coding sequence ATGGCGGCCGACTCGAACCAGACACCCGACGCATTGCCGTCCAGGGACGGCACAGGCGCATCGCATTCGACGCATCTGACCGTCGTGCTGACCCGTCCGGCGGGACAGTCCGACGCGCTTGCGAAGACGCTGCACGACGCGGGTGTCGCCACCGTCGAATTTCCTCTGATCGATATCGCCGCAGCGGACGACGAAGCGCCGCTGCGCGCGGCACTCGCAGCGCTTGACCGATACGCGCTGGTCGTCTTCGTGTCGCCGAATGCCGTCGATTACGCATTCGCGAGCCACGACGCGATCTGGCCGCACGCGCTGCCCGTCGGCGTGGTCGGTCCAGGCAGCGTCGCCGCGCTCGCGAAGCACGGCGTCGAAGCGCCCGCGTACCAGGTGATCAGCCCGGGCGCATCGGCCGACGACCACGACGGCGCGCGCTTCGACTCCGAGGCGCTGTATGCGGCGATTGAAGCGTCGCTTGGCGACAACGCTTTCGAAGGCAAGCGCGTGCTGATCGTGCGTGGCGACGGCGGCCGCGAATGGCTGGCCGACCGTTTGCGCGAAGCGGGCGCCGAAGTCGAGACGGTCGCGGCCTACCGGCGCCTCGTGCCTGACCCGTCGATCGGCGCATGGTCGCGCATCCACAGGCTGCTGTCGGACGAATCCAGGACGCCGCACGCGTGGCTCGTGACGAGTTCCGAGGGCGTGCGCAATCTCGCCGAGCTTGCGCACGACCACCTGACGGCGAGCGAGCAGGCGCAACTGAAGCGCGCGATGTTCGTCGCGCCCCATCCGCGCATCGCGGAAACCGCGCGGGCATTGGGTTTTGATAGCATTACGGTGTCCGGTGCGGGCGATGAACGGATCGCCCGCGCGGTGTTGTCTCTCGCGGCACCTTTTGAAGTTCAACCGGTCCAGTCCAACCCGGCACAAGAACGCATGTCTGATACCAACGCATCCACGACCCCCACGCCCCCGACGTCCAACTCCGCGCCGCGGCCCGCTACCGCGCTGCCGCCGAATCAACCCTTTACGCCCTATGAAATGCAGCAGGCCAAGCCGAAGGGCAACGCGCTGCTTTGGGTTGTCATCGCGCTGGTGCTCTTTGCGGCGATCGCGGGCGGCATTGCACTGAACCGCAGGGTCATCAAGCTCGATCAGCAACTGTCGCACCGCCAGCAGGCCAACGATTCGCAGACGGCCGAGTTGCGCGTGAAGACCGAGCAGGCCGTCGCCACCGTGCGTCAGGCCGATGCGCAGATCGCGCAGCTCGAAGGCAAGCTCGCCGACGCGCAGAATGCGCAGAACGCGTTGCAGCAGCAATACGCGGATCTCGCGCGCAATCGCGACGACTGGACGATGGCCGAAGTCGGCCAGATGCTGTCGGCCGCGAGCGAGCAACTGCAACTGACAGGCAACACGCAACTCGCGCTGTTTGCGCTGCAGAGCGCGGACACGCGCCTCGCCGCGTCGGACGGCGCGCAGGTGCTGGCCGTACGCAAGGCGATTGCGCAGGACATCGACAAGCTGAAATCCGCGCCGTCGACCGACCTCACGGGCCTCGCCATCAAGCTCGACAACGCGATCGATCAGATCGACCAGCTGCCGCTTTCGGGAGAGGCGCCGATTGCGCACGCCACGCCGCATGCGTCCACGCCGAAGGATGTCGACCGCGTCGCGGCCGCCACGGGCGAACCGAAGTGGAAAGTGTGGTGGAACCAGCTCATCGCGGGTATTGGCCAGCAGTTGACGAGTCTCGTGCAGGTGCGCCGCATCGACCACGCCGACGCGATGCTCGTCGCGCCCGATGAGGGCTACTTCGTGCGCGAAAACCTGAAGATGCGCCTGCTGTCCGCCCGTCTCGCGCTGCTCGCGCGCAACCAGACGACGCTCAAGTCCGACCTTCACGCCGCGGACAACGCGCTCGCGCGCTACTTCGACGGCTCGTCGAAGCAGGTGCAGACGGTACGCGACCTCGTGAAGCAGGTCGACGACGGCTCGGGCGCTGTCGACGTGCCGAACCTGGATACGAGTCTGCAGGCCGTGCATCAATACCGGACGCGGGGTTAA
- a CDS encoding class I SAM-dependent methyltransferase, producing MKHHDQVADAFGSTAASYLTSHVHATGADLQTLAAAVAATPGAAVLDMGCGAGHASFAVAPHAGAVVAYDIAPQMLATVASAAVDRGLSNIRTQQGAAEKLPFDDGSFDWVVSRMSAHHWHDVPLALAEVRRVLKPGGRVMFIDIAGSEHPLLDTHLQAVEVLRDGSHIRDYRADEWVAFFADAGFEAVARERWRLDIEFASWVARMRTPEARVVAIRSLWASAPDEVREYFDVQEDGSFKLDALMVEAY from the coding sequence ATGAAGCATCACGATCAGGTAGCCGACGCGTTCGGCTCGACGGCGGCCTCGTATTTGACGAGCCATGTACACGCGACGGGCGCGGATTTGCAGACGCTGGCGGCTGCTGTTGCGGCGACGCCGGGTGCGGCGGTGCTCGATATGGGATGCGGGGCGGGGCATGCGAGTTTTGCGGTTGCACCGCATGCTGGGGCGGTTGTCGCTTATGACATTGCGCCGCAGATGCTGGCTACGGTTGCTTCTGCTGCAGTTGATCGCGGGTTGTCGAATATTCGTACGCAGCAGGGCGCGGCTGAAAAGCTGCCGTTCGATGATGGTTCGTTTGATTGGGTCGTCAGCCGGATGAGCGCGCATCACTGGCACGATGTGCCGTTGGCACTCGCCGAAGTGCGGCGGGTTTTGAAGCCCGGCGGGCGTGTGATGTTCATTGATATTGCTGGGAGCGAGCATCCGTTGCTCGATACGCATCTTCAGGCTGTCGAGGTGTTGCGCGATGGGTCGCATATTCGTGACTATCGCGCGGATGAATGGGTGGCGTTTTTTGCTGATGCAGGGTTTGAGGCTGTGGCGCGCGAGCGCTGGCGGCTCGATATCGAGTTTGCTTCGTGGGTCGCGAGGATGAGGACGCCTGAGGCGCGGGTTGTTGCTATTCGGTCTTTGTGGGCTTCCGCCCCGGATGAGGTTCGTGAGTATTTCGATGTTCAGGAGGATGGGTCTTTTAAGCTCGATGCTTTGATGGTTGAGGCGTATTGA
- a CDS encoding heme biosynthesis protein HemY, producing the protein MALRGLLWLAFLFAIAVVLAIVGRFDTGQVLLVYPPYRIDISLNLFIVGIIVAFIVIYALLRIVRNIWRMPQRVAAYRSRQRVAKAHAALRDAIGNLYAGRFSRAEKAARDSLTNPDNKGAAGLIAANAAHRMHEYARRDEYLAQIDSTDWQDARLMATADMRADGRDADGALLALTEMQSQGGRRIHAQQIALRAQQQLKNWGEVLKLVKTLEKREAIHPAVAVRLRQLAAENLLRDRRHNADALLELWHSLTPVERHSPRLADVAAELLVALGRPLDARKIVEEALAQNWDARLLRRYPDTTGGDALPLIQKAEAWRKERPDDADLMFALGRLCLHQQLWGKAQSFLEQALKLADNETLKIRSHRALARLHEQLGDADKASAHYRESALAMNVV; encoded by the coding sequence ATGGCGCTGCGTGGACTTCTCTGGCTCGCTTTCCTGTTCGCGATCGCCGTGGTGCTCGCGATCGTCGGTCGCTTCGACACAGGGCAGGTGTTGCTCGTCTATCCGCCGTATCGGATCGATATTTCGCTGAACCTGTTCATTGTCGGGATCATCGTCGCGTTCATCGTGATTTATGCCTTGCTGCGCATCGTGCGCAACATCTGGCGCATGCCGCAGCGGGTCGCGGCGTATCGCTCGCGTCAGCGGGTCGCGAAGGCGCATGCGGCGTTGCGCGATGCGATCGGCAATCTGTACGCGGGCCGCTTCTCGCGCGCCGAGAAAGCTGCGCGCGACTCGCTCACCAATCCCGACAACAAGGGTGCGGCGGGCCTGATCGCCGCGAACGCAGCGCACCGGATGCACGAGTACGCACGTCGCGACGAATATCTCGCGCAGATCGATTCGACTGACTGGCAGGACGCGCGCCTGATGGCAACGGCCGACATGCGTGCCGATGGCCGCGATGCGGATGGCGCGTTGCTCGCGTTGACCGAAATGCAGTCGCAGGGCGGTCGGCGCATTCACGCGCAGCAGATTGCATTGCGTGCGCAGCAGCAATTGAAGAACTGGGGCGAAGTGCTCAAGCTCGTGAAGACGCTGGAGAAGCGCGAGGCGATTCATCCCGCTGTTGCCGTGCGTTTGCGGCAGCTTGCGGCGGAGAATCTGCTGCGCGATCGCAGGCACAATGCTGATGCGCTGCTCGAACTGTGGCATTCGCTGACGCCTGTTGAGCGGCATTCGCCGCGGCTTGCGGATGTCGCGGCTGAGTTGCTGGTCGCGTTGGGTCGTCCGCTGGATGCGCGGAAGATTGTTGAAGAGGCGCTCGCGCAGAATTGGGATGCGCGGTTGCTGCGGCGTTATCCTGACACCACTGGCGGTGACGCGTTGCCGTTGATTCAGAAGGCTGAAGCCTGGCGCAAGGAGCGTCCCGACGACGCGGATCTGATGTTTGCGCTTGGGCGGTTGTGTTTGCATCAGCAGTTGTGGGGGAAGGCGCAGTCGTTTCTTGAGCAGGCGCTCAAGCTTGCTGATAACGAGACTTTAAAGATTCGGTCGCATCGGGCGTTGGCTCGTTTACATGAGCAGCTCGGGGATGCTGATAAGGCTAGCGCGCATTATCGGGAGAGTGCGTTGGCTATGAATGTGGTTTAG